From Coffea arabica cultivar ET-39 chromosome 2e, Coffea Arabica ET-39 HiFi, whole genome shotgun sequence, the proteins below share one genomic window:
- the LOC113732926 gene encoding LOW QUALITY PROTEIN: kinesin-like protein KIN-14I (The sequence of the model RefSeq protein was modified relative to this genomic sequence to represent the inferred CDS: deleted 1 base in 1 codon), whose product MATEELLDFSVASMVENVLHQHGKRLNDIDLASRKAEEASLRRYEAAGWLRKAVGVVGGKDLPAEPSEEDFRLGLRSGIILCNVLNKVQPGAVQKVVEMPCDSVNVPDGAALSAYQYFENVRNFLVAIEEMGLPTFEASDLEQGGKASRVVNCVLALKSYSDWKQGGANGSWKFGNVKAAPSGKQFVLRNSEPFMNSVSRTSSMSDKTLDRSLSEQLSFSDLGLENSEMCKTPSLNMLVRELLLDKKQEDIPIVVENMLSKVMEEFEHRLATQNGQIQASLREKAVSGSYESPMIPSPMEIQASLRDKAVSGSYESPMIPSPMEMETRTPPEILHKKCCDKKDTDDGISDNQKQPKQTLVRQLKLVEKQHTEIQVLKSTIQSTKADLNLLQMKYNEEVSNLGTHLRSLAHAASGYQRVLEENRKLYNQVQDLKGNIRVYCRVRPVKGQSNELSSVDHIDDGSITIITPSKYGKEGRKSFTFNKAFGPSASQAEVFADTQPLIRSVLDGYNVCIFAYGQTGSGKTHTMTGPDVITEKTMGVNYRALSDLFMISDQRKDTISYDISVQMIEIYNEQVRDLLVADGVNKRYPFYYMLVSSTIIIIINISFTDIVLVSLTLQTLEIRNSSQNGLNVPDANLVPVKSTSGVISLMNLGQKNRAVGSTAMNDRSSRSHSCLTVHVQGKNLSSGTLLRGCMHLVDLAGSERVDKTEAVGERLKEAQHINKSLSALGDVISSLAQKNSHVPYRNSKLTQLLQDSLGGQAKTLMFVHIAPEHDAIGETISTLKFAERVSSVELGAARANKENSDVKELKEQIASLKAALARKEGEPVRLQYSGSSSPERFRLKSSAGSSPSRSSWQSSSISGDHKQQIEDMDNLEIMNNCASKPKRKSLDLQDLLMNSPPWLPVGSPGLKDDEKERDWVDKVMVIKQEGGRRDNTLGSWEEESRQLPDMFYHKQNSRNQMVTDDSDELEATTSDSSEQDFLWQPNVHKVTNVSNSTGSKLKKPSPKQVKSSPEIRSLIPAPPSRRLSNGINSPITKAGKQALSSEAKRKAGNSK is encoded by the exons ATGGCTACAGAGGAATTACTGGATTTTTCTGTGGCGTCAATGGTGGAGAACGTTCTTCATCAGCATGGAAAGAGGCTTAATGACATTGATTTGGCTTCAAGAAAGGCTGAGGAAGCTT CGTTGAGAAGATATGAAGCAGCTGGATGGTTGAGGAAGGCAGTTGGAGTTGTTGGGGGCAAAGATTTGCCGGCAGAGCCTTCAGAAGAAGATTTTAGACTCGGATTGCGAAGTGGGATAATACTTTGCAATGTTCTAAACAAGGTTCAGCCTGGTGCAGTCCAAAAA GTAGTTGAAATGCCTTGTGATTCTGTTAATGTGCCTGATGGGGCTGCACTTTCAGCATACCAGTACTTTGAAAATGTGAGGAACTTTCTTGTAGCTATAGAGGAGATGGGGCTTCCTACATTTGAAGCCTCTGATTTGGAACAG GGAGGGAAAGCCTCAAGAGTGGTGAATTGTGTACTAGCACTGAAGTCATATAGTGATTGGAAACAAGGAGGTGCAAATGGATCGTGGAAATTTGGAAATGTCAAAGCTGCCCCATCTGGAAAGCAATTTGTACTGAGAAATTCAGAACCATTCATGAATTCCGTATCAAGGACTTCGTCCATGAGTGACAAAACCCTTGATAGGTCATTGAGCGAGCAGTTATCATTCAGTGATCTAGGATTGGAAAACAGTGAAATG tgTAAAACTCCATCTCTAAACATGCTTGTCCGTGAACTTCTTTTGGATAAGAAGCAGGAAGATATCCCAATT gTTGTGGAGAACATGCTAAGCAAAGTTATGGAGGAATTTGAGCACCGCTTAGCAACCCAAAATGGCCAG ATACAAGCATCTTTAAGAGAAAAGGCTGTTTCAGGTTCTTATGAATCTCCAATGATACCATCTCCTATGGAG ATACAAGCATCTTTAAGAGATAAGGCTGTTTCAGGTTCTTATGAATCTCCAATGATACCATCTCCTATGGAG ATGGAAACTAGGACACCTCCTGAAATACTACACAAAAAATGCTGCGACAAAAAAGACACTGATGATGGAATATCAGACAACCAGAAACAGCCTAAACAGACACTGGTGAGGCAACTGAAGTTGGTTGAGAAGCAGCATACAGAGATTCAG GTATTGAAGTCTACCATCCAATCTACAAAAGCAGACCTAAACCTTCTGCAAATGAAGTATAATGAGGAAGTTAGCAACCTAG GGACGCACTTGCGCAGCCTAGCCCATGCTGCTTCAGGATATCAGAGAGTTCTTGAAGAAAATAGGAAGCTATACAATCAAGTGCAGGACCTCAAAG GAAATATTAGGGTTTATTGTCGAGTGAGACCTGTAAAAGGGCAATCTAATGAACTGAGCTCTGTGGACCACATAGATGATGGTAGTATTACAATAATTACCCCTTCCAAATATGGAAAAGAAGGGAGGAAATCATTCACTTTCAACAAGGCTTTTGGTCCATCTGCAAGCCAAG CGGAAGTATTTGCAGACACTCAACCTCTGATACGATCTGTCCTTGATGGTTATAATGTATGCATATTTGCTTACGGTCAAACAGGATCTGGGAAAACTCATACGATG ACCGGACCTGACGTTATTACAGAGAAAACCATGGGGGTGAACTACCGGGCATTGAGTGATTTATTTATGATCTCAGATCAAAGAAAAGATACGATTTCCTATGATATCTCAGTTCAGATGATTGAAATTTACAATGAGCAAGTCAGGGATCTTCTAGTGGCTGATGGTGTTAACAAAAGATATCCTTTCTATTACATGCTGGTGTCTTcaactattattattattatcaacaTAAGTTTTACTGATATTGTACTTGTGTCCTTAACT CTACAAACATTAGAAATTCGAAACAGTTCGCAAAATGGTCTAAATGTTCCAGATGCAAATCTTGTGCCGGTAAAATCAACTTCTGGTGTCATTAGTCTGATGAACCTTGGACAGAAAAATCGTGCAGTTGGTTCCACAGCTATGAATGATCGCAGTAGTCGTTCTCACAG TTGTCTCACGGTTCATGTTCAAGGAAAAAACTTGTCGTCTGGCACACTCCTTCGTGGTTGCATGCATCTTGTTGACCTGGCAGGAAGTGAAAGAGTTGACAAAACTGAGGCAGTGGGTGAACGATTGAAAGAGGCTCAACACATCAATAAGTCGCTTTCAGCACTAGGTGATGTGATTTCTTCTCTCGCCCAAAAGAATTCCCATGTTCCCTACAGGAACAGCAAACTCACACAGTTGCTGCAAGATTCACTTG GAGGGCAAGCAAAGACATTAATGTTTGTTCACATCGCCCCTGAGCATGATGCTATTGGAGAAACGATCAGCACTCTTAAGTTTGCAGAACGGGTTTCTTCTGTTGAGCTTGGTGCTGCTCgagcaaacaaagaaaattcTGATGTGAAGGAGCTAAAAGAACAG ATTGCTAGCCTCAAGGCGGCTttagcaagaaaggaaggagaacCAGTGCGCCTTCAGTACTCAGGATCTAGCAGTCCAGAGAGATTCAGGTTGAAGTCTTCAGCTGGATCTTCACCTTCACGCTCTAGTTGGCAAAGTTCAAGTATCTCTGGTGATCATAAGCAACAGATAGAAGACATGGATAACCTAGAG ATTATGAATAACTGTGCATCAAAGCCAAAAAGGAAAAGCTTAGATCTCCAGGACTTACTAATGAACTCGCCTCCTTGGCTACCTGTTGGAAGTCCTGGTCTGAAGGATGATGAGAAAGAACGTGATTGGGTGGACAAGGTTATGGTTATTAAGCAAGAAGGTGGAAGAAGAGATAACACGCTAGGATCATGGGAAGAAGAAAGTAGACAGCTACCCGACATGTTTTATCATAAACAGAACAGTAGAAATCAGATGGTTACAGATGATTCTGATGAGTTAGAAGCTACAACCAGTGATTCTTCTGAGCAGGATTTTCTTTGGCAACCCAATGTTCACAAAGTTACCAATGTGTCCAACAGCACAGGGTCAAAGTTAAAGAAACCTAGTCCAAAACAAGTGAAGAGCTCTCCAGAGATAAG GAGTTTAATTCCTGCTCCACCATCAAGAAGACTTTCCAATGGGATTAATTCACCAATAACAAAGGCTGGGAAGCAAGCACTTTCCAGTGAGGCAAAAAGAAAAGCAGGGAACAGCAAGTGA